The window ttttgaatgctgatcgcgtgcatgacctagctcattcaaatcttcagtcggaagctctttcttgtgcttgctttaatggagttcttgttttaataataattgcaaatgctgattggttgagatcatattccttgacaatgttaataatacgggtcccttcttatttacgacatacaactttgttgacatagaaataatttttccttcgttttgtaacgtttgtatcggtctcagattccaaagataacgaattaaatgtagatagttgtaattatatacgtatgctgacttgaatgtttatagtaaaagctataataacgctacaaatgaatatttgctctcgcttgtgtattttacacgaaattttccacgcggacatgagataagtcgatcatcgtgtctcttctaaacgttctaagaatgttttcggcaaactatatttcggtgtctttttttatctcgacgtgtgttatgagcacaccgacggccaaattttaactcgggcgaaacttttttctaattcgtatggtgaagtaaaattcgtatagcgaggtgaagatatcacaatatttgacttcataaggtgaaaaaatcgtatatcagggttatcgtatctcgagggtgcactgtattactGTATTTCACTTTGCATCGGGgccattattattgaaaaacttTCAGGAACTGTCTTATgaaaacagcatcactctgtatttttcaacagCTCAGGTTATAATTTTGCAACGTGTTTTGGTGCGCGTTTGTTTATCAGCGTAGAATTACAGtaagtgaattaaaagtactttgCGTGGACCGAAAGCCAACCGGTACAATGATGGATAACGccaagaaaaagcgaatgatagcAATTGATATTAACCGtgaaattgttgaaaaatataAGAAAGGTGTacgcgtgattgagctagctcgccGATATAACAGAAATACATCCCCAATATGCACAATTATCGAAAACAGCATTTTTGGCAACAGAAGGCTAATATGAAGGGCATAACCTGCAAAAGTACTAACCATAGTTTCCAAACGGCATAGCTATCTTCACGACGAGCTGGAAAGACTGTTCatgctttggataaaagacaaacaattggctggtgacagcgtaactgaaacgatactatgtgaaaaggccggtgctatctatcaaatcTAAAAATAGATATTCAGAGAAGTTGGCTAGTTGTCTTGCATTCACTCTTTTTGatgacacctacatgtacagTCCTGTATGTTCGTCCTTtttgcaacatgttgaaagggcgacaaaagcaaacgtccttagatggGTTTCTCTTAAACTGATCGGCTGATCGTGAGAGCcgaaaaaggaaaaattagctaagtCATGAGAAGAAACTTAAAACTCTGAATgctaaagaaattttaattacttcaagtttaaaataaaagttttcttACAAGTCTGTGCATCATAAtccaaatacagtgaaacatggataactcaaacctcacgggaccgagcgaaagcgttgagttatcagagcgttcaagttatcagagcacagtcacaagtgaatgtatttatcagtagatacatatacaaactacatgtatatataaaactaaagtataggttgtttgttgtaagttaaagggcatctgatgtagagttttaaagtatttatcagaaagtatagatatttttatacacttgagatttgtgttgttttaggtgatgtgactgccagaactttttcagattaaaattggcaaaacctaatcgcggttaaaacgctcagaagacattttttcttctgagtgttttactcgagatcaattttgccaattttaatcttaaaacgtcttgtcagtcacatcacctaaaactgcaaacaaatctcagcccaatagaaaaatatctattctttctgataatttttaaaactggacataagtaaacatttatgaccaatgcaaaaaagcatgctttacatctgatcagttgtttcatttaaaaaacttatcgagtgtagtctgtgacaaggtatttttttgacaacgatcaacagtgtgacttattgtagaaatagattttaaacagttattatagtccttaaaaacttgttagccttttctaacaaaattggcccatcaataggtacgccttcactacgcacttgtctaaaccaagtcaataataaaccatccaaatcatcgtgcgacattgaacgatctcttagccttgatgaattttggtcacataacgatcttattctttctttttgtttaattcatgttgacactgtactttttggaagattttctctttttgataatgctgatagcttttgtcctgcttcgatttcctcgagtactttaagtttgtcaggtttccacgcttttctttgcttgcatgatgccatcgtaaagcggatgtctgttgtagcggacgccaagccacgagcctatttgtgacattttatctttatgtatccgcatataatcactgttacaatatatgtattttgcatgctgtgtctatctttattaaatttttatcgctaataccttctaacgtttatagcttggccgtgactaagcgaacgtcttagcgacactattaatcatttttatacgatttctttttcggttccattatacggtacggtggaaattatatgtacactatacacgtataaaaagcgctttcgttaagaaagcagagtagtctcagctccgcgactagtggaaactccttcgaaataaattgaacggaaaccatgtttgtgaattcggcaataaactgttcaagttaacggtgccgaggtcgagttatataaagccatttatcattgcgtgggaacggaccaagcaaatccattcgagttaaccacgtgttcgatatatccgagggcgagttatccatgtttcactgtatatcagTCAAATGTTGTAAAGAAGGATAacttttctctccctctttggcaaatgctagcgttagctgctattgtatgtatttaattttacattataattaATGACGTTTTCTTgcatttttttttttattagttgCCTTTTGAAAGCACGTGATAAATTGGGACAATTGCAAACATGTCTTTTCttttacaatatcttgttttaagtGCTTTTGTCAGTGTTtttcagagtatggaaaccaatcaatatatatatttaattgttctatatataaattgtattaacatgcaagtaaattgacatacgagctcagtcacagaacgcattaagcccgtaagtcgaagtatggcTGTATCACAAAATAACAACTACGCTCACCTTCATATCGGTTGGTCTACTGGACTACTACAGCTCTTGTTCCAAATAtgattgtaaaatattttatagcaaGGTTAGCAAGACATTTATTACTTGAAAAATTAAGTTTCGTGTAACATGGTGTATTTTTATGTATCAAACATACTTTCAAACGTATTTAACCGCCATTTTTATTTGGACGTCACCTCTATTGGAACGCCACTATAGATGTAAAGTTGAAAATTACAGTGCCacttttaattgaatgccacctttatttgctGGTCCCTttgacatttattatttttacgatcccataataaaaagtgatcaCAAAGTACCGTGAAACATTTATTTGACTGCCCTGGGGCTCTACCAATTTTTCAACCCTCTCCCTACCATGTCTCTatattagaggtgatgttcaaatataGGGGGGGCGGGAggttctatttttcaaatagctcgtcagaattttggataAATTTAATCCTTGAGCGCACTCCTTCAGGAGAagtgacattaacccttttggatgcaaaaaAATGCTGTAACCTAGCAACAGATTTTAATATGTCTTCAACTATTTACTGAACTTGAACTTTGTCATCAGCCAAATTTATATCACCTGTTTCcagtttcgttttcactataactaatAACATACACCGCTGAACTACGAGACATCGAGCATCTTATTTCTCTCAtgcgttgtgggagggatttcagaGAATAGCATATTGGCATGTGGGTCTGtccataaataaataaattttgatggAATTTctcaaaaaggttttaaaaaataactttttgcaTTCAATAGTAAATACCTTTGACTCTCCTTTAAAGATATGCTACGTGTATGTATTGCAAAATCATTATTAGATCATGGGTATGTTATAtaacattttaaacaaaatatcttTGGAAACTCAACTAATATTCAACAGGGATTTAGAACATTGAGCCACGATTAACTGTTGTAATTGTATTATGTGACTTGTCTACTATCtataaaaacattcaaaacttTCTACGCAGATTGATATTCACCAGGCACGCTCTATACTgtcctttgcaatttgttggcattttcaatttttatttatttctaaagtTGAAGacatgttttaattttatatctatactagctgcattacccgtgtttaaaaacagatttacgtaaagcaatagttatattgagagttgtctttcatactgtaaaacaactccaaatatgcaatctactgaaatttttgtgccgATCAGACtgtatacacatatgcagtcgtacatgtcaataatgttggagagaccaatggaaatatgcaatgtgttctaCAGCTAGTATAcgatgcatcagtctcgaaccactcaaatcggagttgtcctaattttgtacacagaattaataatgaaattgacattgctaggtcaactgaagttcttcaaactggcagtattgaaaagttttacttattttaaagaaattctagaaaatttgCTTTTGCATGgctaagctatcgccagcatttattgaattgagacttctacatgcttgaaacgctaatcatgactcaccagttcttcgtctatagcctgtgttttgacatggtatatacaaactgtgcagcagtaatgcggttgttgataaaatttattatcaataaaatctactatataaactacatatatggcctctcgcctttccaacgtaaggcattacatctggagcatttttggaccattcggccctatactgtgttgcaggactgtagtcaagtgcgaagttttctgcccatacacagcgcctggtagcagctgctgtagttagtgcatcttgctgttgtcgccgctgcatctgctcggaggtttctgcacgtctggccgctgtagcggctgctctgagccgtctGAGTCGCTCCTGTGccggctcagcagtctctgcacttctagcagctgccgcatctattctggcctgctcgcgatgtacctgtgtttgttcagcggtttctgctcttctagcagttgctattctgtttcgttgtaggcgtagctgtgtttgctctgcagtttctgcacttttagcagatgcagtagctattctgtttcgttgtaggcatagctgtgtttgctctgcggtttctgcacttctagcagatgcagtagctattctgtttcgttgtgggcgtagctgtgtttgctctgcagtttctgctcgtctagctgctgctttgcgaatttggtctctttctctacgggaatcaaatcaatcaatctgttcttgcatttaggcagtaggctttttgggaggcattgtactgcttcaagcgtttctaaaagtgaatgagatggtgtgcttttttgtaatatacgctgctcgctttcttctcaccgtcgcctatcccaacgctcggagtgcccgtgcaagttctggagtagctgtagttctgtgatacttgtagctggaaaaaaaataaaagtaagtcagctgtggaaggaaatgaacatgtttactatcacaaacagtggcaaatctaacgttttcaaccctttcactgaagtaaacTCATTcttgcgttttctatggtcgactgccatagacacatttttgcgactttcccaacaattgctagtaactgaattttattatttgttgataacataaccaacgatctttaagggttttatggtagtgacagtgttgtccaaagatttctctataaagttggcctaaaatttaattttaaatctttgtttgagaatttctaacttaaaaacaaccattttttgtgTATGTTTTAAAAACGCcgccgagttagaaaacaattacttatgttgatgacattatagccgattcagttttagatttttgtgattacacagataattaaaatagcaatagcagcactgactctgatggtggtgaaagtattggttttgtaagaataaggaacattgtagaggattgttttagctccGTAGCCTCACATCGCTTTAGTATGTGAGGCtgtgcacaaagtatagatacaatgaattttttgtatagcagtgtttgttaacatgttggcaaaatctacgatataaccaaaacaaacattctagatggagtttcaaattgagaaaatatcatgaagcaatatcggcaaaatgactggcagtaggccgatagctaaatttgtacatggcgcgagtgaaagggttatgtattggaagtgtggcaattcatagacaatacaacattgaataagacgtatttacctttttgatgtggaaatttagtaggtgagaattgtgttttttccagtgaccgcaagaaacaaaagtttacgtgaccttctcatGTTGgcagtaaattattaattgcatgtaaattactactcattaatttattttatttaatgagtagtacatttgtatagatgtataggcacctttgtataggctgcagaactcgGGACGATGCTTTTTAACACTGCAGCAACTGCTGTTTAAAACGGCACTGTAAAGGCGCGCAAACCAGAGATcacgtgatttttgtgtaaCAACGATAAATAGGTTAtttatagaggcgcactaaccggagattcccatTAATTaactagatacctagtagcggctaatagttcgaaaagtacggtactctttAAGGCGGACACATACACAGACGGACAACGATTGGCGTTTATGTAGTAGATTTAGCAATCTTGCATAAAGGCTCATTGCActtactgatatgtttgctacagtttgcagccaaaactagttctttatatgcaatagaagtggagttacgAGCATCGATCCGTTGTAAGCtttgttaagatagccgcaaaatGCTATTAAGTAACATGCCATAAATCTGTATATTTACaatttatacaacaataatctttcaaatgatacaaatatatattcatttatataaatGCAGAAATGAAACTTAACGTttttacaacaacaaaatattttcattgtttgctcggatagctgcgttctgattgttgctttcgttggaatgaacatcttctagttgtccaataccttttacaatatcttctggtttcaattcttctgcactgctgaaccagTCGATAATAGCATCCAAATAATTTTTCGGCAGAACTTTCAcgtgctgcatttagcactgatGCAGTGCTAAAactttgctcgctaaacgtataACTTTTGATCCAAAACTAGCGAACCggttttatatgcatgtctttcgaagtattaggaccgtgtttaacaagaaactactattagtaTGAgatagtagttatttctatggcgttgctttccaAGTTctatctaccatcgtaaatttaaaccgtttttgtatatgtgcatgtacttCGAAGAAGCacgaccgcgttaaacaaggaacaaCTATTAGCTTgcgacagtaattatttctatagcgttgctttgaaagttcatctatcATCGTATTATTTAAGCCATTTTTATATGTAGGCCTCTTCaaagtagaaagaccgcgttaaacagagaactaATACTAGCCTGAGatcgttattgattatttctatggtgtcgcTTTCCAAGTTTTAACGAAAGATTAACTAAAAGCTATGGAATTGGataacgagagaattaattgttattgatataaattataaacgATTCGTTGTTAATATGagtttgtggacacttttctactgatcagtttatattatcggctcgtaaagatcaaataatgttaaGATAAAAGTTAAACTATAATCTATAGCACTAATTCCCTTTAAAATTCAGACGAGTTGCAACGGTGACAAGAAGCTGTTGCAACGGGGACGAATGTTAAGGCTTATAATTTACCTTCATCTTGACATATATCACTATGCTACATGGTTTCTATTGTACACGTAGCTATGCGTGTTCTAGACATAATAACTAAGCAAGGCCATTCAGGTGTATGATAAATCTCAgagtttttcaaatagctccAGTAACTTTTAAACTCGCAATTTTCTGATGTTGCAAAAGTGACACATGTTTTTGAAATGTTTGAAGAAACTACATAATCAGTATATCATTTCATAGAGAATTGCAAGCTCTATCGGAATATAGCGTTTAGTAAGTTTCAAAGGACCCTTAATAAGcaaatacatgcaaaaaaaCTCTCTAAATGTTACAATGGCGATTATGGACAGACCCATATTCGTTATATTTAGCACACTGTCAAAATCAAATTTGGAGATAcgtttttgttaatattgtatgGCAAAAATATTTCGTATGAAGAAGGCGGAAATACAGCGTGATCTACATTGTAAGGCGAAGGAattgtataacagggtcatTGTAACCCGGGGGTACACTGTAGGTTCTTGTTCAACTCGGTCTGATAcattaatgtatataaaaaatggtttagcaaaaatgctgaagCCTGATAGTATTAATTTCATCCacctgaaggagagtgcaaaatataggcgacattagcatcACTTGACTCATACCATGGTTAAATCTGTTTCTCTAAACTCCTGACGAGTTAGTCAATTCGTCAGGAGGCAGGTGGCATTCGAATACAGCGCCACCCTGTATtcgaatgccacctctaataaaatacCTCTatagggaagggttgaaaaatagaacgtcatggtgttcaaatagaggcgttACAGTattcaaaaatcatcaaaaaagaCCTGGCACCACAAATGGTTGCAAATGTCTTTTTCAAGCAACGTACAGAAAAGCAACATACATTCATTCAGAAAATATCATTTCAACTCATCTCTTACAGAAAAActctaaatttttaaaatatcaaatGAATTCATAGGCTTGACCAGATATCtaaatatttgtagaattgAATGGAGCTAGTCCTATTCTAAAAAAGTCTCGGATGACAAGAACTGCTCAAAAGCAAATCCCAAAGTATGGCGCTGTTCCACCTCCAGCTACAAGCAAGGCACCGTCTCAGTTGCAAGTAAAGAAGGCAAGGCAGTCCGAAGATTCATCCTCCGATGAAGAACCTCCTAGTAAAAAAgtgcatttaaaaaataaaacattgtgtAAAAAGTCATCTGTTAACAACCAAACTAGTTCAGATGATTCATCTTCTGATGATGAGGGTACAAATGATAGCAAGAAGTTTAGGTCTGCTTCATCTAGGccaaatattgtaaaacctgAAAGCAAGATATCAACCAATAAGCCTTCAAGTAGAAGCTCTAGTTCTGATTCATCTTCAGATGACGAAGCAACAGCACCTAATAAAACAGCAGAAAAACCAGGACCGGTAAAATTAACTCCAAAGTCAGTTGTGCCAAAGCATGATGAAAGTTCTAGTTCAGATTCATCTTCAGAGGATGAGAAACCAGTATCCAAGAAAGCTGTTGGTAAACCGGCACCAGTGAAACCCATTTCGAAAACTGCAACAGCTAAACTTCAAGAAGATAGCTCTAGTTCAGATTTGTCTTCAGAGGATGAGAAACCACCATCCAAGAAAGTAGTTAGAAAACCAGTACCACTAAAATCGACTCCAAAGCTAGCTGTAGTTAAACCTAAAAAGGATGATGAAAGCTCTAGTTCAGATTCGTCTTCAGAGGATGAAAAGACAGCACccaaaaaagtttcaaaaaaatcaGCACCCAAGAAAGTTGCAAAAAAACAAGCACCAGTGAAATCAGCTCTAAAACCAGCCTTAGCCAAGCCCGAGAAGGAAGAGAGCTCTAGTTCTGATTCATCTTCAGAAGATGAGAAACCAGTATCCAAGAAAATAGGTGGAAAATCGGCACCAGTGAAATTGAATTCAAAGCCAGCAGTATTCAAGTCCAAGAAGGAAGAGAGCTCTAGTTCAGATTCATCGTCAGAAGATGAAAAACCAGTATCCAAGAAAGCTGTTGGTAAACCAGCACCAGTGAAACCCGCTTCGAAGGCAGCAACAGTCAAACTCAATAAAGAAGATAGCTCTAGTTCAGATTCGTCTTCGGAGGATGAGAAACCAGTATCCAAGAAAGCTGTTGGTAAACCAGCACCAGTGAAACCCACTTCGAAGGCAGCAACAGTCAAACTCAATAAAGAAGATAGCTCTAGTTCAGATTCGTCTTCGGAGGATGAGAAACCAGTATCCAAGAAAATAGGCGGGAAATCAGTACCAGTGAAATCGGCTCCAAAGCCAGCAGTATCCAAGCCCAAGAAAGAGGAGAGCTCTAGTTCTGATTCATCTTCGGAGGATGAGAAACCAGTATCCAAGAAAACAGGCGGGAAATCAGTACCAGTGAAATCGGCTCCAAAGCCAGCAGTATCCAAGCCCAAGAAAGAGGAGAGCTCTAGTTCTGATTCGTCTTCGGAGGATGAGAAACCAGTATCCAAGAAAATAAGCGGGAAATCAATACCAGTGAAATCGGTTCCAAAGCCAGCAGTATCCAAGCCCAAGAAAGAGGAGAGCTCTAGTTCTGATTCATCTTCGGAGGATGAGAAACCAGTATCCAAGAACACAGGCGGGAAATCAGTACCAGTGAAATCGGCTCCAAAGCCAGCAGTATCCAAGCCCAAGAAAGAGGAGAGCTCTAGTTCTGATTCATCTTCGGAGGATGAGAAACCAGTATCCAAGAAAATAAGCGGGAAATCAGTACCAGTGAAATCGGCTCCAAAGCCAGCAGTATCCAAGCCCAAAAAGGAGGAGAGCTCTAGTTCTGATTCATCTTCGGAGGATGAGAAACCAGTATCCAAGAAAACAGGCGGGAAATCAGTACCAGTGAAATCGGCTCCAAAGCCAGCAGTATCCAAGCCCAAGAAGGAGGAGAGCTCTAGTTCTGGTTCATCTTCGGAGGATGAGAAACCAGTATCCAAGAAAATAAGCGGGAAATCAGTACTAGTGAAATCGGTTCCAAAGCCAGCAGTATCCAAGCCCAAGAAGGAAGAGAGCTCTAGTTCAGATTCATCTTCAGATGATGAGAAACTAGTACCCAAAAAGGTTATTGGAAAACCAGCATCATCGAAATTGGCTGTGAAGCCAGCAATAATCAAGCTACAAAAAGATAGGAGCTCTAGCTCAGATTCATCTTCAGATGATGAAAAATCAGTAATCAAGAAAGTATCTCGCAAAACAGCACCAGTGAAATCGGCTCTGAAGCCATCTGTAACCCATTCCAAAAAGGAAGAAAATTCTAGCTCAGATTCATCTTCAGATGATGAAAAACCAGCACCAGTGAAGCTTACCCCGAAGCCAGTGGCAGCAAGGCCAAAAAACGCTGAGAGCTCTAGTTCAGATTCATCTTCAGATGACGAGAAAACGGTACAAAAAAATAAGGCTGAGAAACCAGCTCCCAAAAAGGTGACTGGAAAATCGGCACCCAAAAAGGTGGCTGGAAAGCCAGCACCAGTGAAATCCATTCAGAAGCCAGCTGTTATCAAGTCCAAGACGGAACAGAGCTCTAGTTCAGAATCGTCCTCAGAGGATGAAACACTGGTGAAA of the Watersipora subatra chromosome 4, tzWatSuba1.1, whole genome shotgun sequence genome contains:
- the LOC137395305 gene encoding nucleolar protein dao-5-like isoform X1 translates to MPSKEKDVFNYLKENVSSLFAEVFQQAKREHASPQQKQELDNICQNYLTSSAKKRGASGDAPSELNGASPILKKSRMTRTAQKQIPKYGAVPPPATSKAPSQLQVKKARQSEDSSSDEEPPSKKVHLKNKTLCKKSSVNNQTSSDDSSSDDEGTNDSKKFRSASSRPNIVKPESKISTNKPSSRSSSSDSSSDDEATAPNKTAEKPGPVKLTPKSVVPKHDESSSSDSSSEDEKPVSKKAVGKPAPVKPISKTATAKLQEDSSSSDLSSEDEKPPSKKVVRKPVPLKSTPKLAVVKPKKDDESSSSDSSSEDEKTAPKKVSKKSAPKKVAKKQAPVKSALKPALAKPEKEESSSSDSSSEDEKPVSKKIGGKSAPVKLNSKPAVFKSKKEESSSSDSSSEDEKPVSKKAVGKPAPVKPASKAATVKLNKEDSSSSDSSSEDEKPVSKKAVGKPAPVKPTSKAATVKLNKEDSSSSDSSSEDEKPVSKKIGGKSVPVKSAPKPAVSKPKKEESSSSDSSSEDEKPVSKKTGGKSVPVKSAPKPAVSKPKKEESSSSDSSSEDEKPVSKKISGKSIPVKSVPKPAVSKPKKEESSSSDSSSEDEKPVSKNTGGKSVPVKSAPKPAVSKPKKEESSSSDSSSEDEKPVSKKISGKSVPVKSAPKPAVSKPKKEESSSSDSSSEDEKPVSKKTGGKSVPVKSAPKPAVSKPKKEESSSSGSSSEDEKPVSKKISGKSVLVKSVPKPAVSKPKKEESSSSDSSSDDEKLVPKKVIGKPASSKLAVKPAIIKLQKDRSSSSDSSSDDEKSVIKKVSRKTAPVKSALKPSVTHSKKEENSSSDSSSDDEKPAPVKLTPKPVAARPKNAESSSSDSSSDDEKTVQKNKAEKPAPKKVTGKSAPKKVAGKPAPVKSIQKPAVIKSKTEQSSSSESSSEDETLVKSTAKSPATKSKKDESSSSDSSEDDKLTSKKVAGKPATMKSTVKPAVVNSKKEESSSSDSSSEDEKPAPAKITGQRTHGKSITTSTRAKSKNDTSSTSDSSSDDDSLPPKKAIAKVAPVKQTRGKQKSSSSDSSSEEECSNPKATIKNLTGGKRKAESSGSSDSDEENRIEPPSKKSKSNPLTQQSPRTAGQPFRRVDSSQVKIDPRLASNAFLDKAGAKGSWGERANKDLIITKGKGFKTEKTKKKRGSYIGGQIDQAVYSVKFDSD
- the LOC137395305 gene encoding nucleolar protein dao-5-like isoform X2 produces the protein MPSKEKDVFNYLKENVSSLFAEVFQQAKREHASPQQKQELDNICQNYLTSSAKKRGASGDAPSELNGASPILKKSRMTRTAQKQIPKYGAVPPPATSKAPSQLQVKKARQSEDSSSDEEPPSKKVHLKNKTLCKKSSVNNQTSSDDSSSDDEGTNDSKKFRSASSRPNIVKPESKISTNKPSSRSSSSDSSSDDEATAPNKTAEKPGPVKLTPKSVVPKHDESSSSDSSSEDEKPVSKKAVGKPAPVKPISKTATAKLQEDSSSSDLSSEDEKPPSKKVVRKPVPLKSTPKLAVVKPKKDDESSSSDSSSEDEKTAPKKVSKKSAPKKVAKKQAPVKSALKPALAKPEKEESSSSDSSSEDEKPVSKKIGGKSAPVKLNSKPAVFKSKKEESSSSDSSSEDEKPVSKKAVGKPAPVKPASKAATVKLNKEDSSSSDSSSEDEKPVSKKAVGKPAPVKPTSKAATVKLNKEDSSSSDSSSEDEKPVSKKIGGKSVPVKSAPKPAVSKPKKEESSSSDSSSEDEKPVSKKTGGKSVPVKSAPKPAVSKPKKEESSSSDSSSEDEKPVSKKISGKSIPVKSVPKPAVSKPKKEESSSSDSSSEDEKPVSKNTGGKSVPVKSAPKPAVSKPKKEESSSSDSSSEDEKPVSKKISGKSVPVKSAPKPAVSKPKKEESSSSDSSSEDEKPVSKKTGGKSVPVKSAPKPAVSKPKKEESSSSGSSSEDEKPVSKKISGKSVLVKSVPKPAVSKPKKEESSSSDSSSDDEKLVPKKVIGKPASSKLAVKPAIIKLQKDRSSSSDSSSDDEKPAPVKLTPKPVAARPKNAESSSSDSSSDDEKTVQKNKAEKPAPKKVTGKSAPKKVAGKPAPVKSIQKPAVIKSKTEQSSSSESSSEDETLVKSTAKSPATKSKKDESSSSDSSEDDKLTSKKVAGKPATMKSTVKPAVVNSKKEESSSSDSSSEDEKPAPAKITGQRTHGKSITTSTRAKSKNDTSSTSDSSSDDDSLPPKKAIAKVAPVKQTRGKQKSSSSDSSSEEECSNPKATIKNLTGGKRKAESSGSSDSDEENRIEPPSKKSKSNPLTQQSPRTAGQPFRRVDSSQVKIDPRLASNAFLDKAGAKGSWGERANKDLIITKGKGFKTEKTKKKRGSYIGGQIDQAVYSVKFDSD